The genomic window TTACACGACTGATGACGCGCAAATTGTATTTATTGATACACCAGGTATCCACAAACCGAAACATCGCTTAGGCGACTTTATGATGAAAGTAGCGACGAATACGCTTCGAGAAGTGGATCTTATTTTGTATGTCATTGATGCAGATGCTAAGTTTGGTCCAGGAGAACAGTTTATTATTGATCGTTTAAAGGATACAAAAACACCTGTTTTTCTAATCGTTAATAAAATCGATAAAGTGAGTAGAGATGCGTTACTTGAAATCATTGCCTCCTACCGTGAACGCTATGAATTTGAAGAAGTCGTGCCGGTATCTGCCTTAGAAGGTGAAAATGTCGAGACGATGATGGATCAAATAAAGGTGCACTTGGATGAGGGTCCGCAATATTATCCAAGCGATCAGATTACAGATCATCCTGAGCGGTTTATTGTTGCCGAGCTTGTTCGTGAAAAAGCGCTACATGTAACAAAGGAAGAGATCCCTCACTCTCTAGCAGTTGTGATTGAGCAAATGAAACGACGAGATAATGGTAAAGTGTATGTTGGCGCAACCATTATAGTGGAACGTTCCTCTCAAAAAGGGATCATTATTGGAAAGCACGGTTCTATGCTAAAGGAAATTGGTCAAAAGGCACGAGTCGATATTGAAGCATTACTTGGTTCAAGTGTGTTTTTAGAGCTATGGGTGAAAGTACAAAAAGACTGGAGAAATCGCCCTTCACAGCTTAAAGATTATGGCTTTAACGAAGACGATTATTAAAGAGAAGCAATGGTCCAAACAAGGCGTTGGACCATTGTTTTTTTATGTTCAAAAAGCTATGATTAACTAAGATGAAAAACGAACAAAAATAAAAAGTCAAGCTCTGCTAATTAACAATATTTCCATCGAATGAGTATAGTAAATTTAGGTCATCATACTTCATAAGAACGATTGAGAGGAGTTGTGAAACAGTGCTTGTTCTATCTTGGAAAGTTTTTTCACAGACAGGAAACATTGAGACTTATTTACTCCATAAGGAATTGGAAAGGGAGACAGTTGGTGAAGAGGTAGAGGTAATGGCTGCCGACGACCAAACGGATTCTACTCTTTCTTAAAAAGCAGTGACTTGCTGTAAGGAATGAACATGTTAATTAAACAAGAAGGAATTATTTTAAAGACCATTGACTATGGTGAATCAAATAAAATTGCAACAGTATTAACGAAAGATAGCGGAAAACTATCTGTGATGGCAAAAGGAGCGAAGAAGCCTAATAGTCGCTATGCGGCTGTGATGCAACCATTCGTTTATGGCTCATTTGTTTATTTCAAGGGTAGTGGTTTGCCAACAATAAGCCAAGGCGAAATTATTCTATCCTTCAAACAGCTTCACTTTGATTTATTTAAAGCTGCTCATGCTGCGTATATAACAGAATTAATCGAAAAATTGACCGAAGAACGACGGCCGTATGTGTTTTTATTTGATCTATTGTTACTCGCTTTAAAGCAAATTGACACTGGTCAAGATCCGGAAATTATTGCAAGAATCGTTGATCTAAAAATGTTAACGGTTGCTGGAGCAAAGCCTAATTTAGATGGCTGTGCAAACTGTAAATCGGTTGAGCGCGACCCTATTGCTTTTTCCATTCCTTTTGCTGGTTTTTTATGCAGAAGTTGTGTCCATCGAGATGAGCGAGCTTTCCCAGTTTCGTTATCAATGGTGAAGCTTATTCGCACCTTATACTATGTTGATTTAACGAAATTAGGTTCCATTTCGATTAAGCCAGAAACAAAAGAACGACTTCATCAAATCATATCATCGTACTATCAAGAATACGTTGGTGTGACGCTGAAATCACAACGCTTTATTGACCAGCTAAAAAAAGTAGATGGCACTCATTTTAAACTTGACGAAAAAAAGGATTAAAGGTATGATAGAAAAATATGACGATATGCTATGATGAGAGAAGAAATACTGCTTATTCTTATGATTAATAGCGACTTCAGGGTGGTGTGAGCTGAAGAATCAGGAGCGTATGAGGCACTCTTTGAGCATGTGAACTGTAAAGTGATTAAACACGTTTGTGTTTAATAAGTAGGGTGGAACCGCGGGTAACTCTCGTCCCTATGCCGATAGTAGGCATAAGGATTGAGGGTTTTTTTGTTTTTATTAAGGAGGGTAAACATGAACATTCAAACGATGATATTAACATTGCAGTCCTATTGGGCAAAGCAAGGCTGTATAATTATGAACGCCTATGACACTGAAAAAGGTGCGGGTACGATGAGTCCGCATACATTATTACGAACAATCGGTCCAGAACCGTGGAATGTAGCTTATGTAGAGCCATCAAGGCGACCGGCAGATGGACGCTATGGAGAAAACCCGAACCGCTTATATCAGCATCACCAATTCCAAGTGATTATGAAACCTTCGCCAAACAATATTCAAGAACTGTATTTGGAAAGCCTTAAAGCGCTTGGTATTAATCCGCTTGAACATGATATTCGATTTGTTGAAGACAACTGGGAAAACCCAACATTAGGCTGTGCGGGTCTTGGGTGGGAAGTATGGCTAGATGGAATGGAAATAACACAGTTTACGTATTTCCAAC from Shouchella hunanensis includes these protein-coding regions:
- the era gene encoding GTPase Era is translated as MNQEETFKSGFVSIIGRPNVGKSTLLNRIIGQKIAIMSDKPQTTRNKVQGVYTTDDAQIVFIDTPGIHKPKHRLGDFMMKVATNTLREVDLILYVIDADAKFGPGEQFIIDRLKDTKTPVFLIVNKIDKVSRDALLEIIASYRERYEFEEVVPVSALEGENVETMMDQIKVHLDEGPQYYPSDQITDHPERFIVAELVREKALHVTKEEIPHSLAVVIEQMKRRDNGKVYVGATIIVERSSQKGIIIGKHGSMLKEIGQKARVDIEALLGSSVFLELWVKVQKDWRNRPSQLKDYGFNEDDY
- a CDS encoding YqzL family protein is translated as MLVLSWKVFSQTGNIETYLLHKELERETVGEEVEVMAADDQTDSTLS
- the recO gene encoding DNA repair protein RecO, which translates into the protein MLIKQEGIILKTIDYGESNKIATVLTKDSGKLSVMAKGAKKPNSRYAAVMQPFVYGSFVYFKGSGLPTISQGEIILSFKQLHFDLFKAAHAAYITELIEKLTEERRPYVFLFDLLLLALKQIDTGQDPEIIARIVDLKMLTVAGAKPNLDGCANCKSVERDPIAFSIPFAGFLCRSCVHRDERAFPVSLSMVKLIRTLYYVDLTKLGSISIKPETKERLHQIISSYYQEYVGVTLKSQRFIDQLKKVDGTHFKLDEKKD